From Sulfuracidifex tepidarius, one genomic window encodes:
- the eno gene encoding phosphopyruvate hydratase — MSEKFIIDKIRAIEIIDSRGNPTVRTFVRTKGGVESFGDAPSGASKGSREALEIRDSKSMSVKDAVNNVNYAINDALRGFDVRDQRTLDETMISLDSTENKSKIGANAMISTSIGMVKTASMALGFETVKYIAGPRPLTIPTPLLNIINGGVHAGNSLKVQEFIIIPAGFNTFKEALFASIDVYRYLKGLITEKYGKIYTAVGDEGGFAPPLSQTREALDLILSAIDNLGYSGKVFMGMDAASSEFFKDGKYEIDGKVMSEEEMVDYYYDLKKQYPIKYIEDPFDENSFDTFAELQKKLPEVIITGDDLYVTNTKYLKKGIERGSTSGVIVKLNQIGTFSETFDFVEMAKKNRIRTVVSHRSGETEDNFIADMAVGLQSDFIKTGAPARGERTSKYNRLLEIESSYNTKYKGTDAF, encoded by the coding sequence ATGAGCGAGAAATTCATCATCGATAAGATCAGAGCAATAGAGATCATAGACTCAAGAGGAAATCCTACAGTAAGGACGTTCGTGAGGACAAAGGGTGGAGTGGAATCGTTCGGAGATGCACCTTCAGGAGCGTCTAAAGGTTCTAGAGAAGCTCTGGAAATAAGGGACAGTAAGAGCATGTCGGTGAAAGACGCCGTAAATAACGTGAACTACGCTATAAATGATGCACTGAGAGGGTTTGACGTTAGAGATCAGAGAACCCTAGATGAGACCATGATTTCCTTGGATTCCACCGAAAATAAGTCTAAGATCGGTGCTAACGCTATGATCTCTACATCCATAGGCATGGTTAAGACTGCTTCTATGGCTCTAGGCTTCGAGACAGTGAAGTATATTGCTGGACCTAGACCTCTGACCATTCCTACTCCGCTTCTTAATATAATAAATGGAGGTGTCCACGCTGGCAACTCCCTAAAAGTACAGGAGTTCATCATAATCCCCGCGGGCTTCAACACATTCAAGGAAGCCTTGTTCGCATCAATAGATGTTTATAGATACTTGAAAGGGTTGATCACAGAGAAGTACGGCAAGATATATACCGCGGTCGGAGACGAAGGCGGTTTCGCTCCGCCTTTAAGCCAAACAAGGGAAGCGTTGGATCTGATCCTGTCAGCGATTGATAACTTAGGATATAGTGGAAAGGTTTTCATGGGAATGGACGCAGCGTCCTCAGAGTTCTTCAAGGATGGGAAGTACGAGATAGATGGTAAGGTAATGTCAGAAGAGGAAATGGTAGATTATTATTATGATCTAAAGAAACAATACCCAATAAAATACATAGAGGACCCGTTTGATGAGAACTCCTTTGACACTTTCGCTGAGTTGCAAAAGAAGTTGCCAGAAGTGATAATTACAGGAGACGATCTCTATGTAACAAATACGAAATACCTCAAGAAGGGAATAGAGAGAGGTTCTACCAGCGGAGTGATAGTGAAGTTAAATCAAATAGGAACGTTTAGCGAAACTTTCGACTTCGTTGAGATGGCTAAAAAGAACAGAATAAGGACAGTCGTAAGTCACAGGAGCGGTGAAACTGAAGACAACTTCATTGCAGACATGGCCGTAGGCCTTCAATCCGATTTCATAAAGACTGGGGCTCCAGCCAGAGGAGAAAGGACGAGTAAATACAACAGGTTACTAGAGATAGAGTCTTCCTACAATACGAAATACAAAGGAACTGATGCCTTCTAA
- the cdvA gene encoding cell division protein CdvA, producing MSISSEVLTKAIGHKIKDIYGRDFGFIIHVYTEIDGSVTGIEISQGTKFSTIEPGMLKVDGDTIVILPDWKAEALRLLNLIEKIRKRQKALEELFNKQEIPKSSYDDMKRKLDSELLKLREDQSKLRAKLKSRLNEIEDQLAQLDKATISLKMSYIASEIPEGSYKSSIEVLRQAKDSYTAERDDIKKTLDRLDSADKESMDIKPPTSITSPPSTQSSSPEPPKSEIPLPIPVKVINTL from the coding sequence ATGTCAATCTCTTCCGAAGTGTTAACAAAAGCAATAGGTCACAAGATAAAGGACATATATGGAAGGGACTTTGGTTTCATTATTCATGTTTACACTGAAATAGACGGTAGCGTAACCGGCATTGAAATATCACAGGGAACCAAGTTCTCGACGATTGAGCCTGGAATGCTCAAGGTAGATGGTGATACTATAGTGATCTTACCAGACTGGAAAGCAGAAGCGTTGAGACTTCTAAACCTTATCGAGAAAATTAGGAAAAGACAGAAGGCATTGGAGGAACTTTTCAATAAGCAGGAAATTCCAAAGAGCTCTTATGACGACATGAAGAGGAAACTCGACTCTGAGCTTCTCAAACTGAGGGAAGACCAATCCAAATTGAGGGCTAAACTCAAGAGCAGGTTGAACGAAATAGAAGATCAACTAGCTCAACTGGACAAAGCTACGATATCCCTAAAGATGAGTTACATAGCGTCTGAGATCCCAGAAGGTTCATATAAGAGCTCAATCGAGGTGCTGAGGCAAGCTAAAGACAGCTATACAGCTGAAAGGGACGACATTAAAAAGACTTTAGACAGGTTAGACTCTGCAGATAAGGAAAGTATGGACATAAAACCACCTACTTCGATCACGTCTCCACCTTCAACTCAGTCATCCTCTCCTGAGCCTCCGAAGTCGGAAATACCATTGCCAATACCAGTAAAGGTAATAAATACTCTTTAA
- the cdvB gene encoding cell division protein CdvB, with amino-acid sequence MVNKLLSSLFGISLFHSDKKEKERLGEQLTAISLRLKDQQNRLEETIRRLKEKDKDLFSKVIRAQEEGEEARAKIYAQEIAEIRKFIKIIYTATLALEKVRIKLDTVQELQGASIVLFPVAKLLGDLKDQVRNVVPDVAMALDSIVSNVNGIAIQTGSVDGTSLVPSIVDEQAQQILKEAQSSAEAKMKEILPDLPHPPISQTPVRRKVTVDDVMSYIKSRGGFFDVQDFASLYGLGRQEVMELLREMNSRGLISLEA; translated from the coding sequence ATGGTTAACAAGTTATTATCTTCTTTATTTGGCATTTCTCTCTTTCATAGTGATAAGAAGGAAAAGGAAAGACTTGGAGAACAGCTAACCGCTATATCTTTGAGGTTAAAGGATCAACAAAACCGTCTTGAAGAGACAATCAGGAGATTGAAGGAGAAGGACAAGGATCTCTTCTCAAAAGTGATCAGGGCGCAAGAGGAGGGAGAAGAAGCTAGAGCTAAAATCTACGCCCAAGAAATCGCTGAAATCAGAAAGTTCATTAAAATTATATACACTGCGACCTTGGCGTTAGAGAAGGTCAGAATAAAACTTGATACAGTGCAAGAATTACAGGGAGCCTCCATAGTGCTCTTCCCAGTGGCTAAGCTCTTAGGTGATTTGAAGGATCAGGTCAGGAACGTTGTACCAGACGTTGCTATGGCATTAGATTCCATCGTAAGCAACGTTAATGGAATAGCGATACAGACAGGTTCAGTAGATGGAACCTCACTTGTTCCTTCAATAGTAGATGAGCAAGCGCAACAAATACTCAAAGAAGCCCAGTCCTCTGCTGAAGCTAAGATGAAAGAGATCCTGCCTGATCTCCCTCATCCTCCGATATCTCAGACCCCAGTCAGGAGGAAGGTAACGGTTGACGACGTAATGAGTTACATCAAGTCCAGGGGAGGATTCTTTGACGTCCAAGACTTCGCGTCACTGTACGGATTGGGTAGACAAGAGGTCATGGAGCTACTGAGGGAAATGAACTCCAGAGGCTTGATCTCTCTAGAAGCGTGA
- the cdvC gene encoding cell division protein CdvC, whose protein sequence is MSTAQVMLEDKARTYAINAVNADRQGKTQDAIMYYKKAIEVLNQLINLYPDSVVRTAYEQMINEYKNRIAMLTNMVPTEEGPKQTSTSAEDLIVTEKPKVKFSDVIGLNDVKEALKEAVIYPSQRPDLFPLGWPRGILLYGPPGCGKTMIAAAIANEIDSTFMVMDAASIMSKWLGEAEKNVANVFKLAREKSKETGKPTIIFIDELDALLGIYSTEVGGEARVRNQFLKEMDGLLDKSDNFKVYVMGATNKPWRLDEPFLRRFQKRIYVKLPDLEQRKFLFKYYTSKIKMDSSASIDKLAEMSEGYTASDIRDLVQSAHIKVVKEMFKKGENEPRPITLEDFKEVINIRKPSVNQEMIKAYEAWTEKFKAL, encoded by the coding sequence ATGAGTACAGCTCAAGTGATGCTTGAAGATAAGGCAAGGACGTACGCAATAAATGCAGTAAACGCTGATAGGCAGGGAAAAACACAAGATGCTATAATGTATTATAAGAAAGCAATAGAAGTACTTAATCAACTCATAAATCTCTATCCAGACTCTGTGGTTAGGACAGCCTATGAGCAGATGATAAACGAGTATAAGAACAGGATAGCAATGCTCACTAACATGGTTCCTACTGAGGAAGGACCTAAGCAAACATCTACCTCAGCTGAGGACTTGATAGTCACTGAGAAACCTAAAGTGAAGTTTAGCGATGTAATCGGTCTTAACGATGTGAAGGAGGCCCTCAAGGAGGCTGTAATTTATCCCTCACAAAGGCCTGACTTGTTCCCTCTGGGTTGGCCAAGGGGAATTCTCCTTTACGGTCCTCCCGGTTGCGGAAAAACCATGATAGCTGCGGCCATAGCTAACGAGATAGATTCCACTTTCATGGTAATGGACGCAGCTTCAATAATGTCGAAATGGCTTGGCGAAGCGGAGAAAAACGTAGCTAACGTTTTCAAGTTAGCAAGAGAGAAGTCCAAAGAGACTGGTAAACCTACGATAATATTTATTGATGAGCTAGACGCTCTCCTTGGGATATACTCCACTGAGGTTGGAGGTGAAGCCAGAGTAAGGAACCAGTTCCTTAAGGAAATGGACGGGCTCCTGGATAAGTCTGATAACTTCAAAGTCTATGTAATGGGAGCTACTAACAAACCATGGAGATTAGACGAACCTTTCCTCAGGAGATTCCAGAAGAGGATATACGTAAAGTTGCCAGACCTTGAACAGAGGAAGTTCCTGTTCAAGTACTATACTAGCAAAATAAAAATGGACAGCTCTGCAAGCATAGATAAGTTAGCTGAAATGAGCGAGGGCTATACTGCAAGCGATATTAGAGATCTAGTTCAATCCGCACACATAAAGGTAGTAAAGGAGATGTTTAAGAAAGGAGAAAATGAGCCAAGACCTATTACACTAGAGGACTTTAAGGAGGTTATTAACATAAGAAAACCCAGTGTGAACCAGGAGATGATAAAGGCGTACGAAGCGTGGACTGAAAAGTTCAAGGCTCTATAA
- a CDS encoding DNA-directed RNA polymerase subunit K, whose product MTFDFNEAFEELWKSRLTKYEIARIISARALQLSMGAMPLIDLSADEPNDSISIAERELKRDVLPITIRRKLPNGKTIVVSLRNVKVS is encoded by the coding sequence TTGACTTTCGATTTCAATGAGGCATTCGAGGAGCTATGGAAAAGCAGGCTCACAAAGTACGAAATAGCAAGGATAATAAGTGCAAGGGCGCTCCAGCTCTCCATGGGTGCTATGCCTCTGATAGATCTTTCGGCAGATGAGCCAAACGACTCTATATCAATTGCCGAAAGGGAGCTAAAGAGGGACGTGTTGCCTATAACCATAAGGAGAAAGTTACCTAACGGGAAAACAATAGTGGTATCTTTACGTAATGTAAAAGTAAGTTAA
- a CDS encoding pyridoxal-phosphate-dependent aminotransferase family protein — protein MMLIPGPVNVPLSVSFEASRVVNHRSDEFRRVVEGLESSLKRLFSAERVALLSGSGTLAVESMVFSMTRKGEKVITIPYGEFGHRLEESLKRRGTNVVSVTKSPGTTPSLGEIEDLLDKHKDAETVALVHNETSTGVALRNLREVAKLVKGSGRKLLVDSVSGFAAYELYVKEWKIDAVATGSQKALASVPGLGFVALSDEGIGELKGEDIPHYVDVATHLKFQDKRETPFTPAVGVFYASYRASQLMEIEGKERRWKRHDASARYLRDIFKKIGMENLGEDDNFSNTVVASTPPVPVSYMVSELKKRGIEISRGMGEMKDKITRVGILGVVDDRALSRLVFTVQDVLKKDVYYPPPEETKLPEALKTEVIWD, from the coding sequence ATGATGCTTATACCTGGCCCAGTGAACGTTCCTCTGAGCGTAAGCTTTGAGGCTTCCAGAGTTGTGAACCACAGATCGGACGAATTCAGAAGAGTAGTTGAAGGTTTAGAGTCCTCGTTAAAGAGACTCTTCAGCGCTGAAAGGGTAGCGCTCCTCTCCGGCTCAGGTACGCTCGCAGTAGAGTCAATGGTGTTTTCCATGACAAGGAAAGGAGAGAAAGTGATTACCATACCCTACGGTGAGTTCGGGCACAGACTCGAGGAATCGCTGAAAAGGAGGGGAACTAACGTGGTGTCCGTAACTAAATCCCCTGGGACTACCCCTTCCTTGGGAGAAATAGAAGATCTCCTTGATAAACACAAGGACGCGGAAACCGTAGCTTTAGTTCATAACGAGACCAGCACTGGTGTTGCTCTGAGGAATCTACGTGAAGTTGCGAAGTTAGTGAAGGGAAGTGGAAGAAAGCTTTTGGTAGATTCGGTCTCAGGTTTCGCCGCATATGAGCTTTACGTTAAAGAATGGAAAATAGACGCCGTGGCCACTGGGAGCCAAAAAGCTCTTGCTTCAGTTCCTGGTCTAGGCTTCGTCGCACTCTCGGATGAAGGAATAGGTGAGCTCAAGGGAGAAGATATTCCTCACTACGTTGATGTAGCAACTCATCTCAAGTTCCAGGATAAGAGGGAAACTCCCTTCACTCCAGCGGTAGGAGTTTTCTATGCTTCTTATAGGGCTTCCCAACTGATGGAGATTGAAGGAAAGGAGAGGAGGTGGAAGAGACATGACGCTTCTGCTAGATACTTAAGGGACATCTTCAAGAAAATAGGGATGGAGAACTTAGGCGAGGACGATAACTTCTCCAATACAGTAGTAGCTTCAACTCCTCCAGTTCCAGTTTCGTACATGGTATCTGAGTTAAAGAAAAGAGGGATAGAGATCAGCAGAGGTATGGGAGAAATGAAAGATAAGATAACTAGGGTGGGAATTCTGGGCGTTGTAGATGATAGAGCCCTCAGTAGGTTGGTCTTCACAGTCCAAGACGTGTTAAAGAAGGATGTCTACTATCCTCCGCCTGAGGAAACTAAGCTACCAGAAGCGTTAAAAACTGAAGTTATATGGGATTAA
- a CDS encoding NAD(P)-dependent oxidoreductase: MESMERVGSINKDNLRVLITDPMDKVMLQMLQEKGIKVDYQPEIERNTLVNTIDKYDVIVVRSRTKVDKEIIERGKNLKIIARAGIGLDNIDVDEAEKRNIKIVYAPGASTDSAVELTIGLMILGARPIYQGINMVRSGSFKKLPGIELAGKTIGIVGLGRIGTKVARVCQALDMKVVAYDVVDIRERSEKMGVTPVKTIDELVKQSDVISFHVTVGKDAKPIVTEEQFKSMKEGTILVNTSRAVAIDGKALLKYIDEKKLTLATDVFWHEPPKEDWEVKLAKHERVLITPHIGAQTKEAQYRVAVTTTKNLIEAIKELGVQL; the protein is encoded by the coding sequence ATGGAGAGCATGGAGAGAGTAGGTTCTATAAATAAGGATAATCTAAGGGTTTTAATTACAGACCCGATGGATAAGGTAATGTTGCAGATGCTTCAAGAGAAAGGAATAAAAGTAGATTATCAGCCAGAAATAGAGAGAAATACTTTAGTCAATACAATAGACAAGTACGACGTAATCGTAGTGAGGAGCAGAACCAAAGTAGACAAGGAGATAATTGAAAGAGGAAAGAACCTGAAGATAATAGCGAGGGCTGGAATAGGTTTAGATAATATAGATGTAGATGAAGCGGAAAAGAGGAATATAAAGATAGTTTACGCTCCAGGTGCTTCTACCGACTCTGCAGTAGAGCTCACAATAGGTCTGATGATACTCGGTGCTAGACCAATATACCAAGGAATAAACATGGTGAGGTCTGGGTCTTTCAAAAAGCTTCCAGGGATAGAACTGGCAGGAAAGACGATAGGAATAGTAGGTCTAGGAAGGATAGGTACGAAAGTGGCTAGGGTGTGCCAAGCTCTTGACATGAAAGTAGTCGCATATGATGTAGTTGACATAAGAGAGAGGTCTGAGAAAATGGGAGTCACTCCAGTGAAAACCATAGATGAACTGGTGAAACAGTCAGATGTGATCTCATTCCATGTGACAGTAGGTAAGGACGCTAAACCGATAGTTACGGAGGAGCAATTCAAGTCCATGAAAGAGGGAACCATACTTGTGAACACGAGTAGAGCTGTAGCTATAGACGGGAAAGCTTTATTGAAATATATAGACGAGAAGAAGCTCACTCTAGCTACGGACGTGTTTTGGCACGAGCCTCCGAAGGAGGATTGGGAGGTGAAGTTGGCTAAACATGAGAGAGTTCTGATCACTCCTCACATAGGTGCTCAAACTAAGGAGGCTCAGTACAGGGTAGCAGTAACTACAACAAAGAACCTCATAGAGGCGATCAAAGAGCTAGGTGTACAACTATGA
- a CDS encoding N-glycosylase/DNA lyase codes for MLRSLLQNASLRARVLERAEEFKLNNKAGNDVWARELLLCQLTANSSFVSAYLSLMCSWDSLWKGEENEVALSLKRCGYRFPNLKARFITKNRHLLPHIRDMVKPIADEDQGKAREYIVKNFIGFGYKEASHFLRNVGYFDLAIIDRHILSFLKTQGLSFNFKTMTKYRYLQMESVLRSISNALGIDLGILDLFIWFEETETVLK; via the coding sequence GTGTTAAGAAGTCTGCTTCAAAACGCAAGTCTAAGAGCAAGAGTACTAGAAAGAGCAGAAGAGTTTAAGTTGAATAACAAGGCCGGAAATGACGTTTGGGCTAGAGAGTTACTATTATGTCAGCTTACAGCTAATTCATCCTTTGTCTCAGCTTACCTTTCGTTAATGTGCTCCTGGGATTCGCTGTGGAAAGGGGAAGAAAATGAGGTTGCCCTCTCCTTAAAGAGGTGTGGATATAGGTTTCCAAACCTGAAGGCTAGGTTCATAACGAAAAACAGACATCTATTACCTCACATAAGGGACATGGTGAAGCCGATAGCAGACGAGGATCAAGGAAAGGCTAGAGAATACATAGTAAAGAACTTCATTGGTTTCGGCTATAAGGAAGCTAGTCACTTCCTTAGAAATGTGGGCTACTTCGACCTTGCAATAATAGATAGACATATCCTGTCCTTTCTAAAGACTCAGGGGTTGTCGTTTAACTTTAAGACCATGACTAAGTATAGGTATTTACAGATGGAATCGGTTCTTCGCTCTATTTCGAACGCTTTAGGTATAGATTTAGGAATATTAGATCTGTTTATATGGTTTGAAGAGACGGAAACAGTACTAAAGTAA
- a CDS encoding NAD(P)/FAD-dependent oxidoreductase, whose protein sequence is MKVAIRGGGVAGSLLAYLLNNSGNEVEIFDIKGSYVKPCGDIVPNVYDPPKGWDVDYEIKRFAFLVDGEKIYDVSYRNPKWLVIDKWKWINSMRDKIPHKITIEPPKPERYDVVVDSRGPYPMDRKVVYTTRAIIRTEKFDDTAVFEFSSKYTGFYWIFPSKEGEYNIGAGFLEYKNSRELLLDYLKDHFEGYKLLDIRGAPISVERPKEKGNRIGEARGLVFPLSGEGIRPSAISAERAFQALIRGKDVSTSLDRELKVIEGRIKIQSILLNAYMSAKPSMRKVMMKTLMKNDVLIDAYLEDKIDLQGISESLRLMRSGEF, encoded by the coding sequence ATGAAAGTTGCTATAAGAGGAGGCGGAGTAGCGGGTTCTCTACTAGCTTACCTTCTAAACAATTCGGGGAACGAAGTTGAGATATTCGACATAAAGGGAAGTTATGTGAAACCTTGTGGAGACATAGTTCCAAACGTTTACGATCCACCTAAAGGATGGGACGTGGACTACGAGATAAAGAGGTTCGCGTTTCTTGTCGACGGCGAGAAAATTTACGACGTAAGTTATCGTAACCCGAAGTGGTTAGTAATTGATAAGTGGAAATGGATAAATTCAATGCGAGATAAAATTCCTCATAAAATTACGATTGAACCTCCTAAGCCAGAGAGGTATGACGTCGTGGTAGATAGCCGCGGACCTTATCCTATGGACAGGAAAGTGGTTTACACTACTAGGGCTATAATAAGGACGGAGAAATTCGACGACACTGCAGTTTTCGAGTTCTCGAGTAAGTACACAGGTTTCTACTGGATTTTCCCCAGCAAGGAAGGAGAGTACAATATAGGAGCTGGATTTTTAGAATACAAAAATTCGAGAGAGCTCCTTCTGGATTATTTGAAAGATCACTTTGAAGGTTATAAGCTTCTTGATATAAGAGGCGCTCCGATTTCCGTAGAAAGACCTAAGGAGAAAGGAAACAGAATAGGCGAAGCAAGAGGTTTAGTTTTCCCTTTAAGTGGAGAGGGGATTAGGCCTTCTGCCATTTCAGCAGAGAGGGCGTTCCAAGCTTTGATCCGCGGGAAAGACGTCTCAACTTCCTTAGATCGCGAACTGAAGGTGATTGAGGGTAGAATAAAGATACAGAGTATTCTCCTCAATGCTTACATGTCAGCTAAGCCCTCAATGAGGAAGGTTATGATGAAGACGTTAATGAAAAACGATGTACTTATAGATGCCTATTTAGAGGATAAAATTGACTTACAAGGAATCTCTGAGTCGTTGAGGTTGATGCGAAGTGGCGAGTTCTGA
- a CDS encoding valine--tRNA ligase, which produces MEEWPKHYSPKEIEEKWQKIWLSEEMWKEVFRFKEEEKGKESFVIDTPPPFTSGELHMGHAYWVSIADCIARFRRIQGYNVLLPQGWDTQGLPTELKVQYKLRIPKENRELFLKKCVEWTEEMITKMKGAMIRLGYRPEWERFEYKTYETTYRKAVQRSLLDMFKAGKIEVRDGPVYWCPKCETALALSEVGYIEREGIIAHVNFPLKDGGYITIATTRPELIGATQAVAVNPEDERYKTLIGKTAIIPLFNKEVKIIAEESVEKDFGTGAEMISTYGDPQDIKVKLKHNLPSVEMIDERGRMKGTGIVDGLKVEEARKKIVQLLKEKGFLVKVENIKHNVIAHTERSDCMSPIEFLTKKQIYIKVLDDKQKLLEKYRSMKFMPQRMSYYLETWITSLEWDWDISRQRLYGTPIPFWYCKNNHLVPAKEEDLPIDPNNSPPPTDRCPICGEQLYPVKDVADVWIDSSISALYVSGYFTDKERFSRSFPVSIRLQGTDIIRTWLFYTFFRTLSLTGNVPFREVLVNGQVLGPDGTRMSKSKGNTVSPLDKIDEMGADAIRLTLLDASIGDDFPFKWEKVKAKKTMLQKLWNASRLLYPFLKENKVDLDKVRPENLIDKWILQEHKKFVLSSIAAYDRYDFYVVIQQFYDYFWEIIADEYLEMIKHRLFENDQVVLAIISKILKDLIVILHPIAPHITEEIYSRLYGDKKSVLLESLPDVSFIPDDNEALEKGKIIKRFSSMVRTSKVANKLAMPTPVDVKFYGDEKSVSVLREVEEDLKKTLKIEKIEYFNNNEEKVEISVHGS; this is translated from the coding sequence ATGGAGGAATGGCCCAAGCACTACTCACCTAAAGAAATTGAAGAGAAATGGCAGAAAATATGGCTTAGTGAGGAAATGTGGAAGGAAGTCTTCAGGTTCAAAGAGGAAGAGAAAGGGAAGGAATCATTCGTGATAGATACGCCTCCGCCTTTCACCAGCGGAGAGCTTCACATGGGTCATGCATATTGGGTAAGCATAGCTGATTGCATAGCGAGGTTCAGGAGGATTCAAGGTTACAACGTCCTTCTTCCTCAGGGTTGGGACACTCAGGGATTACCCACTGAACTGAAAGTGCAATATAAGTTAAGGATACCGAAGGAGAACAGAGAGCTGTTCCTAAAGAAGTGCGTTGAATGGACTGAGGAAATGATAACTAAAATGAAGGGCGCCATGATAAGACTAGGGTACAGACCTGAATGGGAAAGGTTTGAATACAAAACTTACGAGACAACCTACAGGAAGGCAGTCCAAAGGAGCTTGTTAGACATGTTCAAAGCGGGGAAAATTGAAGTTAGAGATGGACCGGTATATTGGTGCCCGAAATGCGAGACAGCACTAGCCCTAAGCGAGGTGGGTTACATTGAAAGGGAAGGTATAATAGCCCATGTCAATTTCCCCTTGAAGGACGGTGGTTATATTACAATAGCGACCACAAGGCCTGAGCTTATAGGAGCTACTCAGGCAGTAGCAGTGAACCCCGAGGACGAAAGATATAAGACCCTGATAGGGAAAACAGCGATCATCCCATTGTTCAATAAGGAAGTGAAAATAATAGCAGAGGAGAGCGTAGAGAAAGACTTCGGAACTGGAGCAGAGATGATAAGCACCTACGGAGACCCTCAAGACATAAAGGTGAAGTTGAAACATAACCTGCCCTCAGTTGAAATGATAGATGAAAGAGGAAGAATGAAGGGAACCGGAATAGTCGACGGGCTGAAAGTTGAGGAAGCCAGGAAAAAGATAGTTCAACTACTAAAAGAGAAGGGCTTTCTGGTGAAGGTTGAGAACATAAAACATAACGTAATAGCACACACCGAGAGAAGCGACTGTATGTCTCCTATAGAATTCTTAACTAAGAAACAGATATATATCAAGGTATTAGATGATAAACAAAAATTATTAGAAAAATATAGATCAATGAAGTTCATGCCCCAGAGAATGTCTTACTATCTCGAGACATGGATAACGAGTTTGGAATGGGACTGGGACATAAGTAGACAGAGACTTTACGGTACTCCAATACCTTTCTGGTACTGTAAAAATAACCACTTAGTGCCGGCAAAGGAGGAGGACTTACCGATAGACCCTAACAACTCTCCTCCGCCTACAGATAGATGTCCAATATGCGGAGAGCAGCTTTACCCAGTGAAGGACGTGGCTGACGTTTGGATAGACTCAAGCATAAGCGCCCTCTACGTTTCAGGTTACTTTACCGATAAGGAAAGGTTCTCCAGGTCGTTCCCCGTTTCGATAAGGCTTCAAGGAACTGACATCATAAGAACTTGGCTTTTCTATACGTTTTTCAGAACTCTTTCCCTAACAGGTAACGTTCCTTTCAGGGAAGTGTTAGTCAACGGCCAAGTCCTCGGACCAGACGGTACCAGAATGAGCAAGAGCAAAGGGAATACAGTATCTCCCCTCGACAAGATAGACGAAATGGGGGCAGATGCCATAAGGCTGACTTTGTTGGATGCATCAATAGGAGATGATTTCCCATTCAAATGGGAAAAGGTGAAAGCTAAGAAAACTATGCTACAGAAGTTATGGAACGCAAGCAGGCTTCTCTATCCCTTCCTGAAAGAAAACAAGGTAGATTTAGATAAGGTGAGACCCGAGAACTTAATCGACAAGTGGATATTACAGGAACATAAGAAGTTCGTCCTGAGCTCAATAGCAGCTTACGACAGATATGACTTCTACGTCGTAATTCAGCAATTCTACGACTACTTCTGGGAGATCATAGCTGACGAGTATCTGGAGATGATAAAGCATAGGCTTTTTGAAAACGATCAGGTTGTCCTAGCTATAATAAGTAAGATCTTGAAGGACTTGATAGTAATCTTACATCCCATAGCACCTCACATAACTGAGGAGATCTACTCTAGGCTATACGGTGACAAGAAGAGCGTCTTGTTAGAGTCTCTCCCTGACGTGAGCTTCATCCCTGACGACAACGAAGCGTTGGAGAAGGGCAAGATAATAAAGAGGTTCTCCTCCATGGTGAGGACTTCTAAAGTTGCTAACAAGCTAGCTATGCCGACTCCCGTAGATGTCAAGTTCTACGGTGATGAAAAGTCAGTGTCAGTGTTAAGAGAAGTTGAGGAGGACTTGAAGAAGACACTAAAAATAGAGAAAATAGAGTATTTTAACAATAATGAGGAGAAAGTTGAGATCTCAGTCCATGGGAGTTAA